The Cupriavidus sp. EM10 genome includes a region encoding these proteins:
- a CDS encoding HlyD family secretion protein, with amino-acid sequence MTPPPPPPPPSNPPDQPDRTPAPPPPDKPERLEDPVEVEAAKGWAPPRGSRRLTALIVVVALVSVLIILYAWGLPPFSPSIQSTDNAYVRGQTTIISPQVSGYVTEVPVHDFDLVKTGQVLLRIDDRIYSQRVAQARASLNTQVANLANADQTQRAREATVKSQLANAENARAQLQRAQADMKRVDELVADGSVSLRERDQTRAALRQAEAAVEQSRAAVEIARQDVAAIIVGREGLKAAVEQARAALQLADIDLSNTIVSAPQDGRLSQIGARLGQYVTSGTQLMFLVPPQRWVIANYKEAQTARMAPGQRATFRVDALNNARLTGRVERLAPAAGSEFAVIVADNATGNFVKVAQRISVRIAIDPDQPMAERLRPGMSVQAEVDTSTNRPTTR; translated from the coding sequence TTGACCCCGCCGCCCCCGCCGCCCCCGCCGTCCAATCCGCCTGACCAGCCCGACCGTACCCCCGCCCCGCCGCCGCCCGACAAGCCCGAACGGCTCGAAGACCCGGTGGAAGTCGAGGCCGCCAAGGGCTGGGCGCCCCCGCGCGGATCGCGGCGGCTGACCGCGCTGATCGTGGTCGTGGCGCTGGTCAGCGTGCTGATCATCCTCTATGCCTGGGGCCTGCCGCCGTTTTCGCCGTCGATCCAGAGCACCGACAATGCCTACGTGCGTGGCCAGACCACGATCATCAGCCCGCAGGTGAGCGGCTATGTGACCGAGGTGCCCGTGCATGATTTCGACCTGGTCAAGACCGGCCAGGTGCTGCTGCGCATCGACGACCGCATCTACAGCCAGCGCGTGGCGCAGGCGCGTGCATCGCTGAACACGCAGGTCGCCAACCTGGCCAACGCCGACCAGACGCAGCGCGCCCGCGAGGCCACCGTCAAGTCGCAGCTGGCCAACGCCGAGAACGCCCGTGCCCAGCTGCAGCGCGCTCAGGCCGACATGAAGCGCGTGGACGAACTGGTGGCCGATGGCTCGGTGTCGCTGCGCGAACGCGACCAGACCCGCGCGGCGCTGCGCCAGGCCGAGGCGGCGGTCGAGCAGTCGCGCGCCGCGGTGGAGATCGCCCGGCAGGACGTGGCAGCCATCATCGTGGGCCGCGAAGGCCTCAAGGCGGCCGTGGAGCAGGCGCGCGCCGCGCTGCAGCTGGCCGACATCGATCTGTCGAACACCATCGTCAGCGCCCCGCAGGATGGCCGGCTCAGCCAGATCGGCGCCCGGCTGGGCCAATACGTGACCTCGGGCACGCAACTGATGTTCCTGGTGCCGCCGCAGCGCTGGGTCATCGCCAACTACAAGGAGGCGCAGACCGCCCGCATGGCGCCTGGGCAGCGCGCCACGTTCCGCGTGGATGCGCTGAACAACGCGCGCCTGACCGGCCGGGTGGAACGCCTTGCGCCGGCGGCGGGTTCGGAATTCGCGGTGATCGTGGCCGACAACGCCACCGGCAACTTCGTCAAGGTGGCGCAGCGCATTTCGGTACGCATCGCCATCGATCCCGACCAGCCGATGGCGGAACGCCTGCGCCCCGGCATGTCGGTGCAGGCCGAAGTCGACACCAGCACCAACCGGCCGACCACGCGATGA
- a CDS encoding efflux transporter outer membrane subunit, giving the protein MTYRIGIPPRLVLRRALVPAIALLLAGCMGARPPAPEPIAPPAAWRVDPGPTVAIEREWWQTYGDPALTALVTQALGRNDDIAIAITRVRQADAQARIARAELFPTLDFTAGATRARAINAFGLAGTANTGQLALDASYEVDLFGRIQDTVGAARNSLLASQAARDTAILSVSAAAARGYITLRALDAQLDVVRQTLTSRADALRLARDRARAGYTSQLEYEQARAEYESTAQAVPQAELAVTRQENALGVLVGNPDAAVIARGLPLQALQQPAVPAGLPSELLRRRPDVAQAEYTLAATDANLSAARKAYLPRIPLTTSGGLVFATGLANPIRIWSLGGSVLAPLFEGGRIVAGADAAAAQRDEAAYAYRRVALTAFREVNDNLAAVQKLGEQETRLREQRDALAAALRHATNRYRAGYSPYLEQLDAQRQLFSAELNLIQAHADRLNASVALYQAMGGGWQPAPAATATR; this is encoded by the coding sequence ATGACGTACCGCATCGGCATCCCGCCTCGCCTTGTACTGCGCCGCGCCTTGGTGCCCGCCATCGCCCTGCTGCTGGCCGGATGCATGGGCGCACGCCCGCCTGCGCCGGAGCCAATCGCGCCGCCGGCTGCGTGGCGCGTCGACCCCGGCCCCACGGTAGCCATCGAGCGCGAATGGTGGCAGACCTACGGCGACCCCGCGCTGACCGCGCTGGTCACCCAGGCGCTGGGCCGGAACGACGACATCGCCATTGCCATCACGCGCGTGCGCCAGGCCGATGCCCAGGCGCGCATCGCACGTGCCGAGCTGTTCCCGACGCTGGACTTCACGGCCGGCGCAACGCGCGCACGGGCCATCAATGCGTTCGGCCTGGCCGGCACGGCCAATACCGGGCAGTTGGCACTGGATGCCTCGTACGAGGTCGACCTGTTCGGCCGCATCCAGGACACGGTGGGCGCCGCGCGCAACAGCCTGCTGGCCAGCCAGGCGGCGCGCGACACCGCCATTCTCTCGGTATCGGCGGCTGCGGCTCGCGGCTATATCACGCTGCGCGCGCTCGATGCCCAGCTCGACGTGGTGCGCCAGACGCTGACGTCGCGCGCCGATGCGCTGCGGCTGGCGCGGGATCGCGCCCGGGCCGGCTATACGTCCCAGCTGGAATACGAACAGGCGCGCGCCGAGTATGAATCGACCGCCCAGGCCGTGCCCCAGGCCGAACTGGCCGTGACGCGGCAGGAAAACGCGCTGGGCGTGCTGGTCGGCAATCCCGATGCGGCAGTCATCGCGCGCGGGCTGCCGCTGCAAGCGCTGCAGCAACCAGCCGTTCCGGCCGGCCTGCCGTCCGAATTGCTGCGGCGTCGCCCAGACGTCGCCCAGGCCGAGTACACGCTCGCGGCCACCGACGCCAACCTGTCCGCCGCCCGCAAAGCGTATCTGCCGCGCATCCCGCTGACCACCTCGGGCGGACTGGTCTTTGCGACGGGGCTGGCCAATCCAATCCGGATCTGGTCTCTTGGCGGCAGCGTGCTCGCGCCGCTGTTCGAAGGCGGCCGCATCGTCGCCGGCGCCGATGCCGCCGCCGCGCAACGCGACGAAGCCGCCTATGCCTATCGACGCGTGGCCCTGACCGCGTTCCGCGAGGTCAACGACAACCTGGCAGCCGTACAGAAGCTTGGCGAGCAGGAAACCCGGCTGCGCGAGCAACGCGACGCGCTGGCAGCCGCGCTGCGCCACGCCACCAACCGCTATCGCGCCGGGTACTCGCCCTATCTGGAACAGCTGGATGCCCAGCGCCAACTGTTCAGCGCCGAACTGAACCTGATCCAGGCCCACGCCGATCGGCTCAACGCCAGCGTGGCGCTATACCAG
- a CDS encoding MFS transporter, translating to MASASYEFKPHERPSMPGSPATPDHPTPRRVAYFCVGVLIGLTGGFGNALVVANLNNIQGVFGLYSDEAAWLSTVYVMTNVCMSMLVIKFRQQYGLQRFTKVFLLSYALITAAHLLTHSFGTALLARAANGIAASGMSTLALYYIIQSLPARHRMRALVIGFGVPQLATPLARTFSTGMLEAGNWQTLYQFEFGLSLLSLVTVALLPLPPSERIKAFEPLDFVTFALFAPGMALLCAVLGQGRILWWTEAPWLGYALCGAVILIATALWIEHNRVNPLLNTRWLGSMAIVRFAVVATSVRILLSEQPYGAVGLLTSLGMGNDQLIPLYIVVSLATVAGIAASALTLNPQNLGRPIRISLILIAIGAFVDAGSTNLTRPQNMYFTQSLIAFAAVYFLGPTLLIGMGSALQRGMSHFVSFSALFSITQSLGGLAGSALLGTFQTWREKIHSHALVQGISLADPLDAARIQLLGNVYSRVVTDPLLRQTEGAMALAQQVTREANVLAFNDVFLVIGILSTVTFVWLLALYLNKVVPGHVPDKKPPPPPPSPSPSTEKGT from the coding sequence ATGGCAAGTGCCAGCTACGAGTTCAAGCCGCATGAACGGCCGTCGATGCCGGGGTCGCCTGCCACGCCAGACCACCCCACGCCGCGGCGGGTGGCCTACTTCTGCGTGGGCGTGCTGATCGGTCTGACTGGCGGCTTCGGCAACGCGCTGGTGGTGGCCAACCTGAACAATATCCAGGGGGTGTTCGGCCTGTACAGCGACGAGGCGGCCTGGCTGTCGACGGTCTACGTGATGACCAATGTCTGCATGTCGATGCTGGTGATCAAGTTCCGCCAGCAGTACGGCCTGCAGCGGTTCACCAAGGTCTTCCTGCTGTCCTACGCGCTGATCACCGCCGCGCACCTGCTGACCCACTCGTTCGGCACCGCCCTGCTGGCGCGCGCCGCCAATGGCATCGCCGCCAGCGGCATGTCCACGCTGGCGCTCTACTACATCATCCAGTCGCTGCCGGCCCGGCATCGCATGCGCGCCTTGGTGATCGGCTTCGGCGTGCCGCAGTTGGCCACGCCGCTGGCGCGGACGTTCTCCACGGGCATGCTGGAGGCCGGCAACTGGCAGACGCTCTACCAGTTCGAGTTCGGCCTGTCGCTGCTGTCGCTGGTGACGGTGGCCCTGCTGCCGCTGCCGCCCAGCGAGCGGATCAAGGCCTTCGAGCCGCTCGACTTCGTCACCTTTGCGCTGTTCGCGCCCGGCATGGCGCTGCTGTGCGCGGTGCTGGGCCAGGGCCGCATCCTGTGGTGGACCGAGGCGCCATGGCTTGGCTATGCGCTGTGCGGCGCCGTGATCCTGATCGCCACCGCGCTGTGGATCGAGCACAACCGGGTGAATCCGCTGCTCAATACGCGCTGGCTGGGCAGCATGGCGATCGTCCGCTTTGCCGTGGTGGCTACCTCCGTGCGCATCCTGCTGTCCGAACAGCCGTATGGCGCGGTGGGCCTGCTGACGTCGCTGGGCATGGGCAACGACCAGCTGATCCCGCTCTATATCGTCGTGTCGCTGGCCACCGTGGCCGGCATCGCTGCCAGCGCCTTGACCCTGAACCCGCAAAACCTGGGCCGGCCGATCCGCATCTCGCTGATCCTGATTGCGATTGGCGCGTTCGTCGACGCCGGCTCCACCAACCTGACGCGGCCGCAGAACATGTACTTCACGCAGTCGCTGATCGCCTTTGCCGCCGTCTACTTCCTGGGCCCGACGCTGCTGATCGGCATGGGCAGCGCGCTGCAGCGCGGCATGAGCCATTTCGTCAGTTTTTCGGCGCTGTTCAGCATCACGCAGTCGCTGGGCGGCCTGGCCGGGTCGGCGCTGCTGGGCACGTTCCAGACCTGGCGCGAGAAAATCCATTCGCATGCGCTGGTGCAGGGCATCAGCCTGGCCGATCCGCTCGACGCCGCCCGCATCCAGCTGCTGGGCAATGTCTACAGCCGCGTGGTGACCGACCCGCTGCTGCGCCAGACCGAGGGCGCCATGGCGCTGGCGCAGCAGGTGACGCGCGAGGCCAACGTGCTGGCGTTCAACGATGTATTCCTGGTGATCGGCATCCTGTCCACCGTCACGTTCGTCTGGCTGCTGGCGCTGTACCTGAACAAGGTGGTGCCAGGCCATGTTCCCGACAAGAAGCCACCGCCACCGCCACCGTCGCCATCGCCATCCACGGAGAAAGGCACTTGA